GATAAATCAAATGATGCATTTGTTTTTTCATTAATCAAACCTGATTGGAAAAAGTAAACTATTCATCTACCAGTTAAAGCTTTCATCATTACTTACTTTAACTTTAAATACACTCGGATCTAAGTCATTTTTAGCTAGGAAATCATTAAATATTTCCTTAATTTTTTCTTGTCTTTGTTGGTTGGCTTCTTTATCTATAAGTACAAGTTTAACCAAGATTTCTTTTTTGGGATTGATGCCAGTAAGAATGAGATGATTATACCCTTTTTCTTTTAATCGCTGCCCAAATTGATCATACAGTCCACCCTTTTGCATGAAACTATATTGAAAGTTTTGTGTTATTTCGGGCGCCTCCAGATATGGGGAACAAAGCTCTAGTACTAACTTTGTTGTTTGCGTGTATGAAAATAGATAGGTAAAGATGACTGAAAATAAAGCAATTCCAATAAGGACAATTTTCCACTTTCCCGCTTTATTCACTCCTTAACTGTTTATACTCATGATATGACTAAGGTGCAGAACCTATAACTAACCTAATTCTTAGCAGTGAGAAAAGCGCTTCGGATAGAAAAAATTCTGACTGGATAGACGACAATATGAAGCAATGATAATCTATATTTGAGCTATCTCTATTAAGTGACCTAGACCTAGCAAGCTTGAAACTTCCTAGCGTGCAAATTTTTATATATTCTTTCTATAACAAAAGGACCTAATTCACAAAGAATTAGGTCCTTTCTCATTTAATTATGCTTCTAGCATTTTGTTACGTAATACCATTTGAAGGATACCACCGTGACGGTAGTAATCTACTTCTACTTCTGAATCGAAACGAGCAAGCACGTTAAATTGTTTTACAGAACCATCTTCCGCTTTTGCTGTTACTTGTAGAATATCACGAGGTTTAACACCTTCTGCAATATTAATACTAATTTCTTCTTTACCAGTTAAGCCAAGAGATTCAGCATTTTCATTAGGTAAGAAGTTAAGTGGTAAAACGCCCATCATTACTAAGTTAGAACGATGAATACGTTCAAAGCTTTCCGTAATTACAGCTTTAATACCTAAAAGGTTTGTTCCTTTAGCTGCCCAGTCACGTGATGATCCCATTCCGTAATCTTTTCCGCCAAGTACTACTAAACCTGTGCCCTCTTCTTGGTACTTCATCGCTGCATCATAGATAGACATGATTTCGCCAGTTGGCCAGTAAGTAGTATATCCACCTTCTGTGCCCGGAGCAACTTGGTTACGAATACGGATGTTAGCGAATGTTCCACGCATCATTACTTCATGGTTACCACGACGAGAACCATAAGAGTTGAAATCACGCACTTCTACACCGTTTTCGCGCAAGTATTTACCAGCAGGTGTATCTTTACCAATTGCTCCAGCAGGTGAAATATGGTCTGTTGTAATAGAATCACCGAATTTCGCTACAATACGAAGACCAGCAAGTGTTTGTATATCACCAGGTTCTTTCGCTAAGCCTTGGAAGAATGGTGGATTTTGAATGTAAGTTGATTTGTCATCAAATGAATATAGAGACTCAGTTGATGTTTCTATTGCATTCCATGCTTCGTTTTCATCGAATACGCGTGCATACTCTTTTTGGAATAATTCACGAGTAACAACTGTTGAAAGCACTTGATTTACTTCTTCTGTCGATGGCCAAATATCTGCAAAGAATACTTCATTGCCTTCTTTGTCCTTACCGAATGAATCTTTTTGTAAATCGATATCTACCGTACCAGCTAGTGCATAAGCAACAACAAGTGGTGGTGATGCTAAGTAGTTCGCTTTTACAAGTGGATGTACACGACCTTCAAAGTTACGGTTACCAGAAAGAACAGAAGTTACGAATAAATCTTCGTCAATGATTGCTTTTTCAATTTCAGGAAGTAATGGGCCTGAGTTACCGATACAAGTTGTACAACCATAACCTACTGTATTGAATCCAATTCGATCCAAATATTGATCTAAACCTGAATCTTGTAAATAACCAGTAACGACCTTAGAACCTGGTGCTAAAGATGTTTTTACATAAGCAGGAACTGTTAATCCTTTTTCTACTGCTTTTTTCGCAACTAAACCAGCTGCTAACATTACATATGGATTTGATGTATTAGTACAAGAAGTGATTGCAGCGATTGCTACAGCACCTGTTGGGATTGTTACATCACCATCTGCAAATTTTGCAGTTGCTGTTTTATCGAATTCTTTTTCTGTTAAACCGAAACCTTGAGTACCTTGTGGAGCAACAACTGCTTCATGGTAACGAGCCTTCATATCAGTTAGAGGAATTAAATCTTGTGGACGTTTTGGACCAGAAAGATTTGCTTCGATATCAGCTAAGTTAATTTCGATTACATCTGTATAAACTGGTTCTAAAGCTGGGTCAAAAAACATGTCATTTGCTTTTAAATAAGCTTCAACTACAGCAATATGCTCTTCGTCGCGACCAGTTAAACGTAAGTAATTAAGCGATTCCTCATCAATTGCGAAATAACCGCAAGTTGCACCATATTCAGGAGCCATATTCGCAATTGTTGCACGGTCAGCAAGCGGTAATTTAGATACTCCAGGACCGAAGAACTCAACAAATTTACCAACTACTCCACGCCCGCGAAGTACTTGAGTAACTTTAAGTGCTAAGTCAGTTGCAGTTGTCCCATTAGGAAGATCTCCTACTAATTTAACACCGATTACTTCAGGAATTGGGAAGTACGATGGTTGACCAAGCATACCTGCTTCAGCTTCAATACCACCTACACCCCATCCAAGAACACCAAGACCATTGATCATTGTTGTATGGGAGTCAGTACCTACTACTGAATCTGGAAATGCTTCTAATACGCCGTCAGCACTTTCGTTTACATGTACGATTGGAGCTAAATACTCCAAGTTCACTTGGTGAACGATACCAGTTGCTGGAGGTACAGCACGGAAATTATCATAAGATGTTTGAGCCCATTTTAAGAAGTTATAACGTTCTGCATTTCGTTCAAACTCAAGGTCCATATTTGCTTGTAAAGCAGTAGAAGAACCATATTTATCTACTTGTACAGAGTGATCAATTACTAGATCAACTGGAATAGCTGGGTTAATTTTGTCTGGATTTCCGCCCATTTCATTCATTGCTGAACGTAACGATGCTAAATCAACTACTACCGGGACACCTGTAAAATCTTGTAGTACAACGCGTGAAGGTTTAAATGGAACTTCTGCTTCTGTATTTGCGTCTTTACCCCATTTTGCAAGTTGGTTTACATGATCTTCTTTAATTACATAGCCATCATATTGACGTAATACTGATTCTAATAATACTTTAATTGAATAAGGAAGGCGTGATACTTTTGCGATACCAGCTTCTTCTATCGCTGCTAATCGGTAGTAATTATACTCTTTACCATTTAGCGAAAAAGAAGTACGGCTGTTGTGTAAGTTACTTTTTGCCATTTGTGTTCCTCCTAATGTCTATTGAAAAGGCTCTTTTCTAGTGACTTTTCTCCATTAACTATCATACTTGAATAAAGTTGATAAGTAAATTACATTAAAATTATTATAAGTAATAACTATTTCTTATGACCTTTTAATATTTCAATCGTTTTTTCTAATTGCTTTCCATGTCTTTTTTCATGAAGTCCTACGAATGGAAACCATTGTATTAGTGGAACCTGTCCGAATAGGGGATGTTTTAAAGATTTATTTTTTAATGTTTCCTTATCGGTAGATTGGTAAACAGAAAGAAGTTCCATTCGTGCTTGGTGAAGCGCGGCTTTCATTTCTTCTTTTGTCTTATATTCTGCCGTAGGAACGGTGTATTTAGGTGCTTTTACTTTAATAATGCGTAAAGTAGAGACTTGAATTGGCTTTTTCTTTGCTTTAGGGCTTTCTGGATTTGCTAATTGTTGCTTAATACCACTTGTTATTGTGCTCTCCATTTTTACTAAATGATCCATTATTTCTTTAGGTGACCATGTATCTTGCTCCGGTTTCTGATTGAATTGTTCATCCGTAATACGTTCCAATTGTTTAAAAAGTGCTGATCTAATTTCATTGTTTTTTTCTATAAACATTTAATACCTCCATTATTATATTCTTTTCGAGTATTTACACAATTATATACCCCTCTTATGAATATACAATCATTGCATCTTTCAGCATTTTCTTTTTGGTTAAAATATGAGAGAATAATCCATTAGAAAGGAAGTTAGTTATGATTGCAATAAAAACGATTTCACCATTAAATGACCCCTGGGAAGCTTATCGAGATATAGAACTACACAATAAGCTCACATTATCCAATATTGAATTTACAACTACCACGCTATGTAATATGCGCTGTGCTCATTGTGCAGTAGGCTATACTTTGCAAACAAAGGACCCTGAAGCACTTCCAATTGATTTAGTAATACAACGGTTGGAGGAAATTCCACACTTAAAAACAATCAGTATTACAGGTGGAGAACCAATGCTATCCAAAAAGTCAGTAACTGAATACGTTCTTCCCCTATTGAAATATGCTCATAATCGCGGTGTCCGAACACAAATTAACTCTAACCTGACACTCCCTCCAGAAAGATACTTATTAATCGCTCCTTATTTAGATGTTCTACATATTTCGCATAACTGGGGAACTGTTGATGAATTCGTGGAGACTGGTTTTGCAATGATGGAAAGGAAACCCACGTATGAGCAACGTGCTAGTCTTTTCCAACGAATGATAGACAATAGCCGCATGCTTTCTGAGGCCGGGGTAATGGTTTCAGCAGAAACAATGCTAAATAAAAAAACGCTCCCCTTCTTAGAGCATATCCATAAACAAGTGGTTGAAGAAATGAAATGTGCTCGACACGAAATACACCCTATGTACCCTTCTGATTTTGCTAGTGCTCTAACATCGCTTACATTACAAGAAACACAGGATGCAATTGAAAGTATTCTGGATTTTAGAAATGAAGATGTTTGGATGCTTTTCGGTACATTACCCTTTTATCCGTGCAGTCAAAATGAAAGAAGCATTCAAATGCTTAATCGATTAAAAAGCAGTAAGAACGTTTCTGTACGAAATGATCCAGACGGAAGATCAAGATTAAATGTTAATATTTTTACTGGGGAAGTGATTGTAACCGATTTCGGTGATGCTCCTCAACTAGGAAATATTCGAACAGATACATTAACTACAATCTTTGATAAGTGGTTAGCATCACCGCTCGCTAAATCACTTAATTGTCATTGTCCCGCTGTCAAATGCTTAGGTCCAAATATTCTGGTGAAAAATATGTATTATAAAGAGGATGTATTTGTAAGTGGATCTATAAAGTAGAGCATGTAAAACGAATGTGCTTGTTAAAGCTCAATTTTACTTTTATTTTACATAATGATATTGGAAGAATTAATGTGTAACAAAAAAGAACAGCTAATAGCTGTTCTTTTTAATGTATAGAAAACATATCCGCTGCCAAATTCACGATAAATATTGTATGAAGAATGACAAACCATAACCCCTGTTTATTT
The nucleotide sequence above comes from Psychrobacillus glaciei. Encoded proteins:
- the acnA gene encoding aconitate hydratase AcnA, with amino-acid sequence MAKSNLHNSRTSFSLNGKEYNYYRLAAIEEAGIAKVSRLPYSIKVLLESVLRQYDGYVIKEDHVNQLAKWGKDANTEAEVPFKPSRVVLQDFTGVPVVVDLASLRSAMNEMGGNPDKINPAIPVDLVIDHSVQVDKYGSSTALQANMDLEFERNAERYNFLKWAQTSYDNFRAVPPATGIVHQVNLEYLAPIVHVNESADGVLEAFPDSVVGTDSHTTMINGLGVLGWGVGGIEAEAGMLGQPSYFPIPEVIGVKLVGDLPNGTTATDLALKVTQVLRGRGVVGKFVEFFGPGVSKLPLADRATIANMAPEYGATCGYFAIDEESLNYLRLTGRDEEHIAVVEAYLKANDMFFDPALEPVYTDVIEINLADIEANLSGPKRPQDLIPLTDMKARYHEAVVAPQGTQGFGLTEKEFDKTATAKFADGDVTIPTGAVAIAAITSCTNTSNPYVMLAAGLVAKKAVEKGLTVPAYVKTSLAPGSKVVTGYLQDSGLDQYLDRIGFNTVGYGCTTCIGNSGPLLPEIEKAIIDEDLFVTSVLSGNRNFEGRVHPLVKANYLASPPLVVAYALAGTVDIDLQKDSFGKDKEGNEVFFADIWPSTEEVNQVLSTVVTRELFQKEYARVFDENEAWNAIETSTESLYSFDDKSTYIQNPPFFQGLAKEPGDIQTLAGLRIVAKFGDSITTDHISPAGAIGKDTPAGKYLRENGVEVRDFNSYGSRRGNHEVMMRGTFANIRIRNQVAPGTEGGYTTYWPTGEIMSIYDAAMKYQEEGTGLVVLGGKDYGMGSSRDWAAKGTNLLGIKAVITESFERIHRSNLVMMGVLPLNFLPNENAESLGLTGKEEISINIAEGVKPRDILQVTAKAEDGSVKQFNVLARFDSEVEVDYYRHGGILQMVLRNKMLEA
- a CDS encoding DinB family protein; translated protein: MFIEKNNEIRSALFKQLERITDEQFNQKPEQDTWSPKEIMDHLVKMESTITSGIKQQLANPESPKAKKKPIQVSTLRIIKVKAPKYTVPTAEYKTKEEMKAALHQARMELLSVYQSTDKETLKNKSLKHPLFGQVPLIQWFPFVGLHEKRHGKQLEKTIEILKGHKK
- the yfkAB gene encoding radical SAM/CxCxxxxC motif protein YfkAB, which encodes MIAIKTISPLNDPWEAYRDIELHNKLTLSNIEFTTTTLCNMRCAHCAVGYTLQTKDPEALPIDLVIQRLEEIPHLKTISITGGEPMLSKKSVTEYVLPLLKYAHNRGVRTQINSNLTLPPERYLLIAPYLDVLHISHNWGTVDEFVETGFAMMERKPTYEQRASLFQRMIDNSRMLSEAGVMVSAETMLNKKTLPFLEHIHKQVVEEMKCARHEIHPMYPSDFASALTSLTLQETQDAIESILDFRNEDVWMLFGTLPFYPCSQNERSIQMLNRLKSSKNVSVRNDPDGRSRLNVNIFTGEVIVTDFGDAPQLGNIRTDTLTTIFDKWLASPLAKSLNCHCPAVKCLGPNILVKNMYYKEDVFVSGSIK